Within Anopheles ziemanni chromosome 2, idAnoZiCoDA_A2_x.2, whole genome shotgun sequence, the genomic segment CTTATCAGCGAACCTGTAAAAGTGGCGATTGTCAGCGATAATTTGAGTTTTGAGCGCTATTTCCTCCAAAAGATGCAGGTAAGCGTCGGTGGTTGTAGGTGGTCGAAGAAAGGTGAGACGGTGTCATGTTGCCCAGGCCTGGAGGAGGTGTTTGCGCATCAGCGTACCGTAATGGTAATAAAACCCGTTTcccgcttgttttttttttctcacacaGCAAGTAGACGATCCCCCTTATTTGACTGTAGGGACGGAAGTAAGCGCCAAATACAAGGGGGCATTTTGCGAGGCCAAAGTACGCAAGGTGGTCCGCAACATCAAATGCAAGGTCGCGTACAAACAGCAAGGCCTCGGCTCCGGTGTTGTTTCCGACGACCAGATCAAGGGCGCGTTGCGTGTAGGCGCCATGGTCGAGGTGAAGCATCCGGAGCGAAAAGAGTACGTCGAGGCGACGCTGACGAAGATCCAGGACTGCTCGCAGTACACGGTCGTGTTCGACGATGGAGACATTACGACGCTCCGTCGTAGTGCGCTCTGTCTGAAGAGCGGGCGACACTTTAACGAAAGTGAAACGCTGGACCAACTACCGTTAACGCATCCGGAGCACTTTGGAAATCCCGTCATCGGTGGCAGAAGGGGAAGAAGGTAAGAGCACATTTTGGCAAAACCATGCTGTTTTAAATAAACTGATTCGTCTCATTTGCAATCAGATCACGTCATTTGCTTGCCGACGACAGCTCCGATGAAGACGATGAACCAGCCACCCATTCCCGGACGAACACGGGAGGCGATAAGGAGGAAAATATCGGCAAGGTAGTATGCGTTGAGACGACCGataataagaagaaaaacccgaAGGAGAACTGGTTCCCGGGGCTGGTGGTAGCTCCGACGGCCCAGGACACGGTGCGCATTCGCGTAAAGGATGAGTACCTGGTGCGGTCGTTCAAGGACGGCCGGTACTATACCGTGCCGAAGAAGGAGGCGGCCGAGTTTACGCGCGACAGTGTCAACAAGTCGGAGGCGGCCGCCGTGTCCGCTGCCATCGAATACATGGACAGTGACGTGCTGCCACCACACTGGGACCGGGAAGCACTGTTCGGGATGGCCGGCAGCTGTAGCGACTCCGACCAGGAGCTAGAAACGGACAGCTCGGACGACGAACCGACGGAGGAAAAGGATCACTTTGTGGCCCAGCTATACAAATTTATGGACGATCGTGGGACGCCCCTGAACAAAGTGCCATCTATCATCAACCGCGATGTGAACCTTTACCGGTTATTCCGAGCGGTGCAGAAGTTGCACGGCTACAATCGGGTGACCAGTCAAAATCAGTGGAAGCAGATTGCGCTCCGGCTTGGTTTTTCGCCCGCCACAGCCAGCATCACGAACCTGGTGAAGCAAGCGTACAAAAAGTTTCTGTTCTCGTTCGAGGAGTTTAACCGGAAGCTCGGCTGCACCATGGTGCCACATCCGAAAACGAGCCGCTCGAAGGGCCGCAGCTTGGTCCGGGCCAGCTCGGTGCAGTCGCCAAAGTTGCCGGAGAAAGAGAAGCTGCTCACGGCCAGGGAACGGGCCGCGGCGGCTGCGGCAAGCAACGCGGCGCTGAGTTCGGCGGCTGACGCAACCAACTCGGCGGTAGATGAGTCGGGCAATACGAGCGAATCGAGTGCGGCCGAAAGTAGTACCGCGCTGCGACCTGCAGCAAGCAAGCGCAAGATAGTAGGCGGTGGAAAGGTTAAAGCTCTGGTGGACAAGTtcgaagagaaggaaaaagaacgggaaaaggaaaagactCCTAGCTCCAAGGCGCCAACCACAACCAGTGCCGGTGACAGTAGCGGTTCTGGTGGAAATAGTGGTAGCAGCGGTAGAAAGGACGACGGGGCTCCAAGCTCCACCACTGTCACCACGCCCGTTTCGGCTAAGAAGGATAAACTCATCGGCAGGGGCAAGACGTCAGCGGACACGGTCGAAAGGCGTGGTCGGAAGCGCAAAGATGCCGATTCGCTGGATTCTAAGAAGGACGAGCGTGAGGGCAGTacgggcggtggtggtggtagtggaagTGGCAGCACCGGAACTGGTGGCAGTGTGAAGCAGGAAAAACATACCTCGCAGGGTGGCGGTCCGCACGGAGGGAGTGGCAGTGGCAACAGCAGTGGTGGTGACCGAGGATCGGGCAACGGATCGGGACCCGGGGCTGGCGGTGGTAGAAGGCAGAGTGTTAGTCCTGCCAGTGGGACGGTGCCCGATTTCCCCATCGAAGTAGGCGACAAGCTGAAGGTTTACTATGACGAGCAGAAGGTGACGTACGAGGCGAAAGTGATAGAAATCGCCAATCAGGAGGGAAACCCAATCTATTTGGTCCATTACACCGGTTGGAATACAAGGTACGGTATGGCAGGAACGATACAAACCACCTGCAATTTTGGCCATTTAGGGTACCTTTGAACACCTTACGAAGTGTCGATACAGAGAGGTTTCGTCTTATTGGTCCTAATTggggtttttccattttttcaggTACGATGAGTGGGTACGCAAGGAACGCATTGCGGAAAACTTGacaaacagtaaacaaacgaagaaaGGCAAATCTTCGTCCAACACCCCTACTGCGTCGACGAAAGCGTCGTCCTCCGCCGTCGCATCGACACCAGGTTCGGGTGACCCGAAAACCCCGAAGGTTGGCAAACGTAGTCGCGGCAACTCGAAGGGTGATGGACCCGGCACTACACCCCGCTCCACGACGCCGAACGTGGGCCGTACAAAGTCCCCGGCAACACAGTCCAACCGACGACCGCTGACCAGAGGCGGTTCGTCGGCAGTCACCGGTTCCGGCTCGCTTTCTGCCGCTGCCGCGGCCTCTTCCTCCACCGCCGGGCGGCGCACGTCAAACAATACGGACATTTCGTCGTCGCTCTCCGTGCCGACCGATCCGGACAACACGAGCGACACCGACTCCGACGAACCGATGATGAAAAAGTGCACCACCAACAGCTCCTCGTCGACCACTTCGTCCAACTCGTCGATCTCGATGTCGTCGACGAGCACGAAAGTAAGTACCACCGCCGAGGCCGGCTCGTCATCCGATGCCGCGGCGATATCGGACGAGTTCTCCAACGGAGCAACCAagggtgctggtggtggtggtggtgttggtggtcgtGACTATGATCTCAATCAAGTAATTTCCCAACCTATTGCATTGCATTTAACCGTCCGATCCAGATCTTTACTAACCACATGccattttctctctttttctcccgTTCCCTTTTTCCGTGTCATGCCACATTTTGTCACTTCtatcttcctttctttttgggacatttgcttttgctttctctttttttctcttgtcaTGTTTTGcgggttttaaaatgtttttgtttgtcaatttatttaattttgctaaTCGAAACGAAATGTACACCCACTTTCCCTGCCAAATCCGTCCGTCCTGTCCGTCCTTTTATAAACCATCTATTTTTAGATCCGCTCCGAACTGAAGGGCTTCAAGGAGCTAAAATCGCCTGGTTCACCGGCGTCCGATACGAccacgacgaccacgacgacaacaacgacCGCAGCCGGTGAGGGACTCGGgccctcctccaccaccaaccCGTCCgacattccaaaacacatcaTCCTGAAGCGCGAACCGACCGCCGCCGGTATCATCGCCATTCCGTCGGCCGGCTCCGAGGGTTCACTAGGCGACGCGGGCGATGCAAAGGCAGccgcaaccaccaccaccaccatcacggtGGTAAAGAAGGAGCATACGCCGGTCGTGGTGAAGGAGGAAGAATCGACCGTCAccgaggaagaggaagaaccggaaaaatcatccgaaTCGGAAACGCTCAGCGAGGAGGATTCTTCCCAGTCGTCGAACAAGGCGTTCTCCAGCTCGCCCATCACCACCATGGTTGACTCGGATACGGCCGAAACGCCACTGTTGGCGACGGCCATCGTGCCCACGCCGAAAGTGTCCCCCGATGCGGCGGCGGGTGAACGGGATGATTCTTCCTCCGCTGAACCGCTGGCAACGACGGCGGCACCGGAGACAAAGCTGCCGGGTGTTGTGAAAAAGGAACCGACGGATGTGCCGGAAATGGCTGAGAAGCAATCGCCTTCGGCAGCCGCGGGCTCGAAGCCGCCGATCAAAACGTACGGCACGGCGGCCACCATCATTGCCAATTCGGAAAAGATGGCTTTCTGCTGCCTACGGGACGTTACGCCGGAAGGTGATGTGAAACCGGGGTCGGGTTCGCAGAAAGAACTTGCTGCTGATACGGTGGTGAAGATGGGTACAACTATTTCCCCGACGGTCTCCCAATCCGTCGTCGCCACCCCACAAACCCCATCGTCGTGGTCGGTTAAGAGAGAGATGTCCGAAGAGAAATCTTCACCACCGAGCGCCAACTTGACCGCCCGCAGTACGACAACGGCGGTTCCCTCGACTCCGGGTAAAGCTTGCAGCAGTTTTTCAGCCATCAAAGAGGAACAAGTGTCACCTCTACAGAGTGTCATAGCAGGCGGGAcgggaaaagcaataaaatccCCGAAATCTCCCATGGTAACGCCAGTGGCAACAACGTCGAACGATACCACCCTCACAACGCCGATGGCCAAGGGCAGCTCGAGCACTCTACTTTCTCCCAGTCCAAGTGTCGTTTCAGTGTGCAACACCGTCACACCGACACCGACCACTCTGTCCACCTCTAGCGCGTTCGGAATGTTACGAGCCGAGAGGAAGCAATCGAACCCCGGGCCAACGGCGCCAATGGGTggtgagaaaaaaatcacccttggCCGCGAAGGTCTGTCCGCGTTTTCTTCCGCCACCACCTCGCTGACGGGCGGGACAGCTCCTCCATCGTCGACGTTGAAACATGGCGCCACACCAGGAGGCGGCGGTCTCCTGCTCGGTGAAAAGAAGCACTTCTCCTCATCGCCTCTGACTGCGGCTCAAAACAAACTACTCAGCAAGGAAGCGCTCTCAATCAAGTCGATCTTTGAGTCGACTGCAAACCGAATGGATGAGAAGATTTCGGATATTTATGAGTTCGAAGATGAGTACGACGATCATGATATCGGCGGTGGAGCCGTGACCGgtactggtggtggtggtggtggcggtggcggtggtggtggagtttCCGTTGGAACGTCGGGAGTGCCGCGAAAGCTTGTCTCGGACGTGCCCCCAGCGGAGGTGGTCACGGCATCATCATCCTCCGTTGGAGGACCAGCACTGGAGGACAAGCGTAAAAAGGTGATGCAACGGAAATCACTGACCGATCCACTCGATGCAACCACGGCTGGTGGCGGTCCtaagaggaacaaaaaaatgtcccCGATGAAGTCGCAAGATGGCAGCGCCGATAGTAAACCGCTCCGGTTCAGTGGAATGATTCGCCGAGACACGCaggcaaaggaaaaagatGAGCAGACAAAGGAGAAACAGGTTGTGAGTGCTGTTGGTGACTCCGGTAGTGACACTTCTAGTACAAAACTTCCGATCGTCGGAGAAAAAGTTCCATCTGCGAAACTCGCCCCGGTATCGGCATCGCCCGGCGCCGCTTCCTCGAGTACGGTACTGACGGCATCAGCCACTCCGCTTTCGACTCCGATCAAGAACGACTCCACGTTTGATGTCCTACGGAAGTCTCCCAGCTTCAACTTGGTCACGACGCCCGGGTCGAAGGAAGAATCTTCCAAATCGATGGACGAAGGTGAACCGAAGCCACCGCCGCTGATCACCGCAACGGCACCGGGTGTTTTCACGCCCGTTATTTCCACGGCGACACTCGCAGCCGCCGCCGGTGCGGGTGGCGATCGGTCTTCGTCGATGCTGCACGGATCCGGCCACGCCATCGGGCCATCGTCGTCCGTGCTGCTAGCGATGGCGGGCGATGGTGACAAGGTGAAAGAGGAACCGACGCTGGAGAACTGCAAGAAGTACTTTAACGATATGAACTTCGAGTTTGACGCTCCGACGGTGAAGAAACCTCCCTCGATAGCGGACAAAGTGTTGAAAGCACTTagtcaacagcagcagcagcagcagcagcagcagcaacaacagcaacagcaagcaCAACAAACGGTAAAGTCGGAAAAGCTTGACTTCCCCAAGTACATGACCAGCTCGATGCATCATCATCCGATCAACAAACCGATACCGACGACGGTGGCTACGGTTTTAGGAAGCAGCAGCTCGTCCGTCTCCGTTGCGTCCAGTACAATGGACGGGAGTACGTCAACGGTAGGCGCTCATATTGTATCGTCACCTTCGTCGACCTTAGGTACGGAACAatccagcagcaccagcgtAGGAAGCACAAGTTCAGTGTCATATGCGTTGTTGAAGCAATCCCCCAGCATTGGAAGCGATCCGGCTCAACCTGGGAAGACTACCGAAAGCTCCAACGTCCCAGCTGCGATTCGGAGAGATGTGCTGGTATCTCCACTCAAACCACCTGTGAAACCACTGTTCCAAACGATCGGTCTGGAGAGAAAGCTGGTTGAAGGTAATGCTCttccacagcagcagcagccgaccACCGCTTCTTCGCAGGGACAACAGCAGGGAGGACTGCTGCAATCGTCTCCATCGGCAACCCCCGGTGGCCACAAGCACCTGCTGGAGCAGATTCCTCCCGCCCGAAGCAATGATCTCACGGAATCGATCCGAAAACTGGATCCAGACACGGGTTTCATCCACGACGACGAGTCCACCGACAGCAACGACTCCGAACATCGGTTAATTATTGAGGATGCGGAATCGCAGGGCAGTGGTGATCCcgtcggtggtgtggtgcCGATGTCGGTTGCGGCTTCGCCAGCATCGGCGACGCAGGCCACCACGGTGGTCCACGGCAGCATCACTAGCAGTGCAGTGGTTACGGCAGGAGCGACGGCAGTGATCGTTCACTACGATACCACCAAGCCGACAGTTTCGTCATCACCGGGCACGGCCATGGTTGTTACCGCGAAGAAGGAACTGTTCGAGGacaaaccaccaccacgcTCTGCCGCGTCTATTGCGCACGAGATGGCATCGGCCGCTTCGGCTGCGGCTGTTGCAGCGGTGGCCGAAAAAGAGAAGCTCGTTCTAAAACAAGAACCACCGCCGGTGTCTTCCACCATGCAAACGAAAGaggagcaaacgaaaggaaccATCATGGGGATGGAGAGGAAAACAACCCCCATCGGTGCGGGTAGTGTAAAGCAAAGTCTTCTGGAGACGATCATACAGATGAATCCGGCACCCCGTGGACTCGGCTCCGAGGACTGTCTGATGCTGAAGGAGAACGAGCAGCGACGGAATGCGGAACTGATGGAATCCTCTCGGCGCGAGCAGCATGAAGCAGTGAGCACATCCGATCAAAGCGGTTCCGTTTCCACCTCCGTCATAACCTCCACCGGAACAAACGAAGGGACAAACACCGGCCAGCCCGCGTCGTCGGTGGAAGACAAAACGACTCCGCAACCCAACCAATCGCAGCAACAGGCGGCCAACAACGAGTCACTTTCGCTGCTGCTCTGCGAGGAAACGATTCCGGGCTCGCCGGCACCGAAAGATCACGATCGACCACCGCCGACCACTGTCGGACGTAAGGTTTACGCCGAGCCGCCGCTTGGTTCCGCCTTTCTGCCGCCACAGAACATTCAAACCGCCACCGATCTCAAGCAGGTTCCGATGGATCTCGAACCACCGATCGTAACGATCACGATCGGTGGCAATAcgaccatcagcagcagcagcaacagcagcagtagttCCTCGAACCAAGgaggtgttggtggtggaccgtTCGGTGCTGCGGGAGGGCGACTATCCGGAAAGGTCGGTTCCGGTGGTGCCGAGTCGGCCGTCGATACCCCGAACAGCTCTCCGAGAGATTCCGTTAGTCAGGATGAAAGTAAGTGGACAGAGGGATCATTGAAGAAAATTGTAACAACTCATTTATGTACTCTTTCAGCACACGATCAAGAATCATTGTCACCGAATAAGAAACGCCGTCCGCGGAAGCCAAGCGAAGAACCGACACTCAAGCGGCGTCGGACAGTCAATACCAGCCTGCAGGGAGGAGGATACAGTAGTGCAAACAATGGTTCTAGCAGCGGCTACGGCCGTAGCCAGAGAGGAATGACGACCAATAATGGTAAGTCCCCATGAAGAAGTTTGATGCCGGCATTCCTCTTACCCTCTTTCTCCATTCCAGCAACCGACAGTGAGGACAATTCGGACACGGTGGCCGCGTTCCATCGTTCATCCTCCTCGTCCATGCTCGTGCCCGGCGTTGGAAAGTCGGGTCCGCCCTGTCAGTACAATTTCCTCGTCAATCTGGGTAAGACCGACAGTTCTCATTGTTCGCGTGTCGTTTTCTCCACTGATGGTTAACTAAAACCCATTCTCTCTCTTCTCTTTTCCATCAGATCCGACTTTGAACAACAACCAGCGGGTGGCAATACTCAGGAAGAAAATTCAAGAGCTTCGGAAAACGTACAACGCCATCAAGGCGGAGCTGGTGAGCATCGACCGGCGGAGAAAGAAGCTGCGCCGGCGCGAGCGGGAAAACAAGAAGCAAGCAAAGCTGAGCAGCGCCGGTGCATGCAACAACTAATTTGTTTTACCTCTTGTTttagattaatttttttttcatctgtcGATGGTTTTTAGACAATTGATTCTGCTAGTAATGCACATTAGGAAATAGGGCGAAAGTCAGTCATAAGAAAGTGTGTATAGTGGGGGAGTAGATTTTAGAggcacttttttgtttgtttaaaaaaatcaacgataTTTTCTCTATCCAGTCATTCATACTACATACATAAAATAGTAATAGCGAAGAAAGGAGAATTATGTTGCTGTACAGCTGatatttttatcttgttttaCTCACCCTCATCCGTTTGAGTATTATGATTATTCTTGTTTTACTCATCCTCACCCGTTTGATAATTATgattatgattattatttctttGCAGAACTTTACTTAAGTGAAATATATGTGAAAATTTATTCTAAGCAAAATGTTTGTGCACAACTCATCACCCATCCTCATTAGCATTAGGTAGAACCGTTTAGGTGTGCTCTTTGTGCGAAGCATATACTTTTCACCTAAAAGCAGCTGTAAGAAGTTAATCATAGTGGTGTGCATTTTGCAAGATAATTTAGAGATTCAAATAGTGCAGATATTCATCTTTATTCGAGTACGGTATGTATTGTCAACCCGTCAATACAGTAATGTAAGAAATTGTAAGAATTAACAATCATCTGGTGAATAACGTTTGTTAAATAATGCTCTACTTCGCGTTCTACTTGTATGCCTCCAAAGTGACaataccacacacacacgatctCTGAGAGTGAtcacatatttttttgttaagtttagAAAGCTCTAAGTACGCCACAACAGGGTGATGGCTTTCAGCGGCCGTCCTACATACTACGATAAAACCCGTAATTTCGTTTGCAGCAACAAGAGAAAGGGAGCGCAACGTGTGCAAAATCTCCCACAAGCCGAGGAAAGGGAAGGCTGTTGGCTGTTCAGTGTGTTGTGCCGCTTTGAGATTCACGACAACGAGTTCCTAGTTAGTGCTGTCACGCTGTGTGGCAGTCAGCGTGAGGAATACTTGCTCCAGCGACGTCTGGCCGAGGGCGTAATCTTCGAGGTGCAGTTGCTCCCTGGCCCGCTCCAGCACACCGAACATTTCCGACCACCGACGGCCCGTGTCCGTGATGTGATAGGTGAGGTAATTTTGATACTCTTCTTTCAGAACCACACCACCGTCTTCGCAGCAGCCAGCAGGTGTTTGGTTTGTGAACGTTTCCTGAATGAATCGTATCACCTCCTGCTTGTTCCGGTCGGCCAACTGCTTGGTGTTGGCACGTTTCAGTTTTAACGTGAGGAAGTAACCGTTCGAGAATTTGTTCTTCAGATGCTGTGCCGACCCGAGGCAGCGCAACTCCCCGTTCACCATGATAGCTAGGCGCGTGCAGAGCGCCTCACACTCCTCCATGCTGTGCGACGTGAGTACGAGTGCGGTTTGTCCTTCGGCACGCACGCGACACATCACATTCCAGAAGTGTCGCTTCGCACCGGGATCCATTCCCGTGGTCGGTTCGTCCAGGTATACCACGGCAGGTTCGCCGAGCAGCGCTAGGGCGGTACTTAGCTTCCGCCGGTTGCCCCCACTGTACGCCTGGACGCGTTTGTGCAGATGCTTGGCGAAGTTCAGCTCAACCGCAAGCCGCTCGATGGTGGACGAAATGGAGCTGGTGGGAATGCCGCGTAGCTGGGCAAAGATACGTAGCGTTTCGCTGCCCGTAAGATCCTCCAGCAGGGCGTCAAACTGTGGACAGTACCCGATCCGCCGGTATACCGCCGGAAGCTGCGTGCTCAGACTGTTTCCAGCCACCCAAGCGTTGCCGGAAGTGATGCTTCGGTCACCGGTAAGCATGCGGAAGGTGGACGTTTTCCCGGCACCATTCACTCCGAGCAGCCCGAAACATTCCCGCTCGCCGACGGCGAACGTCAGTCGGTCGACCGCTCGCACTTCCTTCGTGGCCCTGCCGTAGCATTTGGAAAGATCGCGCAGCATCAGCAGTGTCGGTCCGGAAGCGTTCCGATACGTTCCGTCGTTGTAGAACTGTTCGACGCGAGTTCGTTCATCCGCCACGTCCGTGTCCTCACCGATGGCAATTACTTCCGTTTCGTCTGAGGACGTGCTCGGATCGGTTCGGGGTCGCAACTTCAATGCAACCGATTTAAGAGATGCTAGCACGTTCAGGCTGGAAACTACGCGATATTCTTTCAGCAGCAACGTTGTGAAACAAAGCACCGCCACACCGA encodes:
- the LOC131294768 gene encoding serine-rich adhesin for platelets-like, whose translation is MQQVDDPPYLTVGTEVSAKYKGAFCEAKVRKVVRNIKCKVAYKQQGLGSGVVSDDQIKGALRVGAMVEVKHPERKEYVEATLTKIQDCSQYTVVFDDGDITTLRRSALCLKSGRHFNESETLDQLPLTHPEHFGNPVIGGRRGRRSRHLLADDSSDEDDEPATHSRTNTGGDKEENIGKVVCVETTDNKKKNPKENWFPGLVVAPTAQDTVRIRVKDEYLVRSFKDGRYYTVPKKEAAEFTRDSVNKSEAAAVSAAIEYMDSDVLPPHWDREALFGMAGSCSDSDQELETDSSDDEPTEEKDHFVAQLYKFMDDRGTPLNKVPSIINRDVNLYRLFRAVQKLHGYNRVTSQNQWKQIALRLGFSPATASITNLVKQAYKKFLFSFEEFNRKLGCTMVPHPKTSRSKGRSLVRASSVQSPKLPEKEKLLTARERAAAAAASNAALSSAADATNSAVDESGNTSESSAAESSTALRPAASKRKIVGGGKVKALVDKFEEKEKEREKEKTPSSKAPTTTSAGDSSGSGGNSGSSGRKDDGAPSSTTVTTPVSAKKDKLIGRGKTSADTVERRGRKRKDADSLDSKKDEREGSTGGGGGSGSGSTGTGGSVKQEKHTSQGGGPHGGSGSGNSSGGDRGSGNGSGPGAGGGRRQSVSPASGTVPDFPIEVGDKLKVYYDEQKVTYEAKVIEIANQEGNPIYLVHYTGWNTRYDEWVRKERIAENLTNSKQTKKGKSSSNTPTASTKASSSAVASTPGSGDPKTPKVGKRSRGNSKGDGPGTTPRSTTPNVGRTKSPATQSNRRPLTRGGSSAVTGSGSLSAAAAASSSTAGRRTSNNTDISSSLSVPTDPDNTSDTDSDEPMMKKCTTNSSSSTTSSNSSISMSSTSTKVSTTAEAGSSSDAAAISDEFSNGATKGAGGGGGVGGRDYDLNQIRSELKGFKELKSPGSPASDTTTTTTTTTTTAAGEGLGPSSTTNPSDIPKHIILKREPTAAGIIAIPSAGSEGSLGDAGDAKAAATTTTTITVVKKEHTPVVVKEEESTVTEEEEEPEKSSESETLSEEDSSQSSNKAFSSSPITTMVDSDTAETPLLATAIVPTPKVSPDAAAGERDDSSSAEPLATTAAPETKLPGVVKKEPTDVPEMAEKQSPSAAAGSKPPIKTYGTAATIIANSEKMAFCCLRDVTPEGDVKPGSGSQKELAADTVVKMGTTISPTVSQSVVATPQTPSSWSVKREMSEEKSSPPSANLTARSTTTAVPSTPGKACSSFSAIKEEQVSPLQSVIAGGTGKAIKSPKSPMVTPVATTSNDTTLTTPMAKGSSSTLLSPSPSVVSVCNTVTPTPTTLSTSSAFGMLRAERKQSNPGPTAPMGGEKKITLGREGLSAFSSATTSLTGGTAPPSSTLKHGATPGGGGLLLGEKKHFSSSPLTAAQNKLLSKEALSIKSIFESTANRMDEKISDIYEFEDEYDDHDIGGGAVTGTGGGGGGGGGGGGVSVGTSGVPRKLVSDVPPAEVVTASSSSVGGPALEDKRKKVMQRKSLTDPLDATTAGGGPKRNKKMSPMKSQDGSADSKPLRFSGMIRRDTQAKEKDEQTKEKQVVSAVGDSGSDTSSTKLPIVGEKVPSAKLAPVSASPGAASSSTVLTASATPLSTPIKNDSTFDVLRKSPSFNLVTTPGSKEESSKSMDEGEPKPPPLITATAPGVFTPVISTATLAAAAGAGGDRSSSMLHGSGHAIGPSSSVLLAMAGDGDKVKEEPTLENCKKYFNDMNFEFDAPTVKKPPSIADKVLKALSQQQQQQQQQQQQQQQQAQQTVKSEKLDFPKYMTSSMHHHPINKPIPTTVATVLGSSSSSVSVASSTMDGSTSTVGAHIVSSPSSTLGTEQSSSTSVGSTSSVSYALLKQSPSIGSDPAQPGKTTESSNVPAAIRRDVLVSPLKPPVKPLFQTIGLERKLVEGNALPQQQQPTTASSQGQQQGGLLQSSPSATPGGHKHLLEQIPPARSNDLTESIRKLDPDTGFIHDDESTDSNDSEHRLIIEDAESQGSGDPVGGVVPMSVAASPASATQATTVVHGSITSSAVVTAGATAVIVHYDTTKPTVSSSPGTAMVVTAKKELFEDKPPPRSAASIAHEMASAASAAAVAAVAEKEKLVLKQEPPPVSSTMQTKEEQTKGTIMGMERKTTPIGAGSVKQSLLETIIQMNPAPRGLGSEDCLMLKENEQRRNAELMESSRREQHEAVSTSDQSGSVSTSVITSTGTNEGTNTGQPASSVEDKTTPQPNQSQQQAANNESLSLLLCEETIPGSPAPKDHDRPPPTTVGRKVYAEPPLGSAFLPPQNIQTATDLKQVPMDLEPPIVTITIGGNTTISSSSNSSSSSSNQGGVGGGPFGAAGGRLSGKVGSGGAESAVDTPNSSPRDSVSQDETHDQESLSPNKKRRPRKPSEEPTLKRRRTVNTSLQGGGYSSANNGSSSGYGRSQRGMTTNNATDSEDNSDTVAAFHRSSSSSMLVPGVGKSGPPCQYNFLVNLDPTLNNNQRVAILRKKIQELRKTYNAIKAELVSIDRRRKKLRRRERENKKQAKLSSAGACNN